One stretch of Periplaneta americana isolate PAMFEO1 chromosome 1, P.americana_PAMFEO1_priV1, whole genome shotgun sequence DNA includes these proteins:
- the LOC138698005 gene encoding uncharacterized protein — MQCEAILLGREPVDGAVDASSLATLIRSLLPANRSVAGPRGWSNNGDDRLDRRYILRCRDGLELIKRPLNHKHNSKRHDDEGFESDGDDDSASTRSLGSSADDTMSNSSSCCFVDDHVFKCHPNTTTVATPGRPTPSTRATSSSTSSCVSSVATDSANSSGASDTEDTSSPPTPSPTTVGTTSVSAIVKSLSLFQQRNSATAVKPTVPTATTVVNSKDEHEDSRETYAVNEIAFCHIDPSFQRVVVWVVKKRRSQRLSPSGTDTSSGLEAIVFECSSEENMKKLCESFQETSRRVKLDQYRHPHRRKDTSPAPNRTQALSSSSQSTLTPESIIKALKEASEKNPTLKTTTKPITKPIHLPTTRTSSNSSGPSSEVEVLSTVAGTRFNLVQRTDGDGVTHIEVSRGLPMENPVENLIALDDDQELCGPSSIISISTPDVGNLLSANTSAGNKSRFCKEIEGVIRSDVDVSGTRKEIMQRQRQPAILVIHSGNGEDDSGGELRKVWSPPPSTTLPQASAEDDENNSNSTEPPQRPERKRYTRRNKAPAPQPPSQPIKSPNALDSVNNKKLPLTKSQSDANATVMSQKRLGSSNNQQMVVRGQFIRVSVDQQQPQPTMVVPVIQQGAWLYGNGVNTGNLVAYSPAPPAWGIPVTTSLKSGSNKSVNKNKSHTKKKDVEEVFSNSPSPQYQQTQQQQQTQQHYQKNRNRSRNAINGNHRSKSPPARRPMAYRYIDTVPASNTANTLSNRFFGLSQKLKEIGGAVVNSSSTSLPYTETARRRNSIGELPARFEYLGEGCGGNTEGKNGGNLKSVIKKNRRIGEYSEPKKVTFSAYATVQVVD; from the coding sequence ATGCAGTGTGAGGCTATTCTCCTCGGAAGAGAGCCGGTAGATGGGGCAGTGGACGCCAGCAGCCTCGCCACTCTAATTCGCTCGCTGCTGCCTGCGAATCGCAGCGTGGCGGGGCCACGAGGATGGTCGAACAACGGCGACGACCGTCTGGACCGCCGGTACATTCTCCGCTGTCGGGATGGATTAGAACTGATCAAACGCCCGCTGAACCACAAGCATAATTCAAAGCGGCATGACGATGAAGGTTTCGAATCCGACGGTGACGACGATTCAGCTTCAACCAGATCCTTGGGATCATCAGCCGATGATACCATGAGCAACTCTTCGTCATGTTGTTTTGTTGACGACCATGTCTTCAAGTGCCATCCAAATACGACCACTGTAGCCACGCCTGGGCGACCTACGCCTTCGACACGGGCCACATCGTCATCTACATCATCCTGCGTGTCGTCCGTAGCTACGGACAGTGCTAACAGCAGTGGAGCTTCTGATACTGAAGACACTTCGTCGCCACCAACACCATCTCCAACGACTGTAGGCACAACCTCAGTTTCGGCGATTGTTAAGTCCCTGTCTCTCTTTCAGCAGAGAAATTCAGCGACGGCAGTCAAACCGACGGTTCCAACAGCGACAACAGTAGTCAACAGTAAAGATGAGCACGAAGATTCAAGAGAGACATACGCCGTTAACGAAATCGCATTCTGTCACATTGATCCTTCATTTCAACGTGTTGTTGTCTGGGTTGTTAAGAAGAGGAGATCCCAAAGACTGTCCCCATCTGGTACTGATACGTCGTCAGGGTTGGAAGCAATAGTATTCGAATGCTCAAGTGAGGAAAACATGAAGAAACTCTGTGAAAGTTTCCAAGAGACGAGTCGGCGCGTGAAACTAGACCAGTACAGACACCCTCACAGAAGAAAAGACACATCTCCAGCACCAAATAGAACACAAGCATTGAGCAGTTCATCGCAGTCAACTCTCACACCAGAGTCCATCATTAAGGCCTTGAAAGAGGCATCGGAAAAAAATCCTACACTTAAAACAACAACGAAACCTATCACTAAGCCCATCCATCTACCAACAACAAGAACTTCATCCAACAGCTCTGGTCCTAGCAGTGAAGTTGAAGTCCTTTCAACAGTTGCAGGAACCAGGTTCAACTTAGTTCAGAGGACAGATGGAGATGGCGTCACTCACATTGAAGTCTCGAGGGGTCTTCCAATGGAAAATCCAGTCGAGAATCTTATAGCTTTAGACGACGATCAGGAGTTGTGTGGACCGTCGAGCATTATAAGTATCAGCACTCCTGACGTTGGAAATCTTCTCTCGGCAAACACCAGTGCAGGGAATAAGTCAAGATTCTGCAAAGAGATAGAGGGTGTGATTCGCTCAGATGTTGATGTATCAGGTACGAGAAAGGAGATAATGCAAAGGCAGAGACAACCGGCCATATTGGTAATACATTCAGGTAATGGTGAGGACGACTCTGGTGGGGAACTGAGGAAGGTGTGGTCACCACCACCTTCAACGACACTGCCTCAGGCCTCGGCAGAAGATGATGAAAACAACTCGAATTCAACTGAACCACCTCAGAGGCCAGAACGTAAGAGGTATACGCGCAGAAACAAAGCACCAGCACCACAACCCCCATCCCAACCGATAAAAAGTCCAAATGCACTAGATTCGGTCAATAACAAGAAACTGCCTCTAACAAAAAGCCAATCGGACGCGAATGCGACTGTAATGTCACAAAAGAGACTTGGAAGTAGCAACAACCAACAAATGGTAGTCAGAGGGCAATTTATTAGAGTATCGGTGGATCAGCAACAGCCTCAACCAACAATGGTAGTACCTGTCATTCAACAAGGCGCTTGGCTTTATGGTAACGGTGTAAACACTGGAAATCTGGTGGCCTACTCACCAGCACCGCCGGCTTGGGGAATACCCGTCACAACATCACTAAAATCTGGTTCAAATAAGAGCGTAAACAAGAACAAGAGTCACACTAAAAAGAAAGACGTTGAAGAAGTATTCAGTAATTCTCCTTCACCTCAATACCAACAAACTCAGCAGCAACAGCAGACGCAGCAGCATTATCAGAAGAACAGAAACCGGAGTCGCAACGCAATCAATGGAAACCATCGTAGCAAAAGTCCGCCAGCGAGGAGGCCGATGGCGTATCGTTACATAGACACGGTTCCCGCTTCGAATACTGCCAACACCCTGTCCAACAGGTTCTTTGGACTATCGCAAAAGCTGAAGGAGATCGGGGGAGCAGTGGTTAACTCATCTTCAACATCACTACCCTATACTGAAACTGCGCGTAGAAGAAATAGTATTGGGGAACTGCCTGCAAGATTCGAATATCTGGGAGAAGGGTGTGGAGGGAACACCGAAGGAAAGAATGGCGGAAATCTTAAATCCGTTATAAAAAAGAATCGAAGGATAGGTGAATATTCCGAACCTAAGAAAGTCACTTTCAGCGCTTATGCAACGGTCCAGGTTGTCGATTAG